In one window of Fictibacillus phosphorivorans DNA:
- a CDS encoding MBL fold metallo-hydrolase has product MLFLGILLVIVTAVFLFIMFHPVFGKKPSNDDRRTYGPVKHYQKGVFTNQIETVMTTDLRSMLPVLKEFLKGNPNRQPKKAIPINTLDLNENTNEETRVTWFGHSALLIEMDGKRILIDPMFGSAPSPVPWFGNKRYSKKLPFKIEDLPKVDLVVLSHDHYDHLDYGTIKQLKQKVKQFAVPLGVAGHLKRWGIEPELIKECNWWDEIQAAGFSLICTPARHFSGRSLTDRNSTLWSSWVIRGKGDNIYFSGDSGYGPHFKEIGERYGPFDLSLMECGQYHEKWAAIHMMPEETVQAHIDVRGKVMIPIHWGAFTLSLHDWTDPVERAVYAATRSGVTICTPQIGEPVTLGSESLSSSPWWREKRK; this is encoded by the coding sequence ATGCTTTTTTTAGGCATTCTACTTGTAATCGTAACAGCTGTATTTTTATTTATCATGTTTCATCCTGTGTTTGGAAAGAAACCTTCAAACGATGATAGGCGCACCTATGGACCAGTTAAACATTATCAAAAGGGTGTTTTTACTAATCAGATAGAAACAGTTATGACAACCGATTTACGCTCTATGCTCCCTGTATTAAAAGAGTTTTTAAAAGGGAATCCGAATCGTCAGCCTAAGAAAGCTATTCCTATAAACACACTAGATCTAAATGAAAATACAAACGAAGAAACAAGGGTAACGTGGTTTGGGCATTCGGCATTATTAATAGAAATGGACGGGAAACGCATCCTCATCGATCCGATGTTTGGGTCCGCACCATCACCCGTTCCATGGTTTGGAAACAAACGTTACAGCAAAAAACTGCCGTTTAAAATAGAAGACCTTCCCAAAGTGGATCTAGTGGTTCTGTCACATGATCATTATGACCACCTTGATTATGGAACAATTAAACAACTAAAACAAAAAGTAAAACAATTTGCAGTTCCACTTGGTGTTGCTGGACATTTAAAAAGGTGGGGAATAGAACCAGAGCTTATAAAAGAATGTAACTGGTGGGACGAGATACAAGCCGCAGGATTTTCATTGATCTGTACGCCAGCACGACATTTTTCAGGAAGAAGCTTAACGGATCGTAATTCTACGCTTTGGAGTTCGTGGGTTATACGAGGAAAGGGTGACAACATTTATTTTAGTGGTGATAGTGGGTACGGACCACACTTTAAAGAGATTGGTGAGCGGTATGGACCGTTTGATCTTTCGTTGATGGAATGTGGGCAATATCATGAGAAGTGGGCTGCCATTCATATGATGCCTGAAGAAACCGTACAAGCTCATATTGATGTAAGAGGCAAAGTCATGATTCCTATCCATTGGGGAGCATTTACACTTTCCCTGCATGACTGGACAGATCCTGTTGAAAGAGCTGTATATGCTGCTACAAGATCAGGTGTTACAATATGCACGCCTCAGATTGGTGAGCCCGTAACGCTCGGTTCAGAATCACTTTCAAGCTCGCCGTGGTGGAGAGAGAAAAGGAAATGA
- a CDS encoding cupin domain-containing protein, whose product MKMLSEDVKTLFFTDDGTIPNHPSWPVLLYVGKLKEPQDALEVFEQNGWTNGWKNGVFDYHHYHSNTHEVLGVISGEAVLLLGGEDGVSVTVSKGDAIVLPAGTGHKCIGCSTDFKVAGAYPNGMDHNLKKGEPDERPAVLDDIMLVPLPDKDPLFGSDGPLLELWKS is encoded by the coding sequence ATGAAAATGCTGAGCGAAGATGTGAAAACTTTATTTTTTACAGACGATGGGACGATTCCAAATCATCCTTCCTGGCCCGTTTTGTTATATGTAGGAAAATTAAAAGAACCTCAAGATGCATTAGAGGTTTTTGAACAGAACGGCTGGACAAACGGTTGGAAGAACGGTGTTTTTGATTATCATCATTATCATAGCAATACACATGAAGTTCTCGGTGTTATCAGCGGTGAGGCTGTCCTCCTCCTTGGAGGGGAAGATGGTGTTTCTGTAACTGTTTCAAAAGGTGATGCCATCGTTCTCCCTGCTGGTACCGGACATAAATGTATCGGATGCAGCACTGACTTTAAAGTAGCCGGAGCATACCCGAACGGAATGGATCACAACTTAAAAAAAGGGGAACCTGATGAACGACCCGCTGTTTTAGATGACATTATGCTCGTTCCATTACCTGATAAGGATCCTCTCTTCGGAAGTGATGGACCACTATTGGAGTTATGGAAAAGTTAA
- a CDS encoding thioredoxin family protein, producing the protein MMTDLNTWFDKGMTRYAYIHSMKTHKENLLTIYNSFVLPEPMKDALQGIQKNRLRAIVITEDWCGDAMLNLPVFMRMADEALIDIRFILRDHHPELMDRYLTVKAKAIPIIIFIDEKGKEVVKWGPRAPKLQQIVEERKKKIPSKEDPRYEKAFKLFADRISSLFTTDHALWEEVSLDIIKKLLAKLNVNSL; encoded by the coding sequence ATGATGACTGACCTCAATACATGGTTTGATAAAGGCATGACGCGCTATGCATATATCCATTCAATGAAAACACACAAGGAAAACTTGCTGACGATATATAATTCATTCGTACTACCTGAACCTATGAAAGATGCGTTGCAAGGCATCCAAAAAAACCGGTTGAGAGCAATCGTGATTACCGAAGATTGGTGTGGTGATGCGATGTTGAATCTTCCTGTTTTTATGCGCATGGCAGATGAAGCACTTATTGATATTCGCTTTATCTTACGCGACCATCATCCAGAACTAATGGACCGATACTTAACGGTAAAAGCAAAAGCCATTCCTATCATCATCTTTATTGATGAGAAGGGAAAAGAAGTTGTAAAGTGGGGACCACGTGCACCTAAACTGCAACAAATTGTAGAAGAGCGCAAAAAGAAGATACCTTCAAAAGAAGATCCGCGTTACGAAAAAGCTTTTAAACTATTTGCAGATCGAATCTCTAGTCTGTTTACGACTGACCATGCTCTTTGGGAAGAAGTAAGTCTAGATATCATAAAAAAGTTATTAGCTAAACTAAATGTTAACAGCCTGTAA
- a CDS encoding CobW family GTP-binding protein encodes MGKKANVIILAGFLGSGKTTLLKQLLAYEKEHNHKTAVLMNEIGKVSIDSDSVPEDVPLKELLNGCICCSLSDQLEKQLWGLCKENELDTLIIEATGVAHPIDVLDACLSPYLIDDLQISGIISIMDAPRWLNRESMNVQARMLMLEQVKHADYIVWNKTSGLTEKEKQLLMNDSTRLNEGIPSVLTDFSKVEISQLFSLTVKKRSEHQSVSADKLKVKTFVYSFKGPVNKELFENWLRHVPSSIYRIKGYIQFKNQIHLFQYSYGLPTYEKELMKMPLRLVFIGEDLNPDQLTRGLNEVESESN; translated from the coding sequence ATGGGAAAGAAAGCAAATGTTATTATTCTAGCTGGCTTTTTAGGAAGCGGAAAAACAACGTTACTCAAACAGCTACTAGCCTATGAAAAAGAGCATAATCATAAAACAGCTGTGTTAATGAATGAGATCGGAAAAGTTTCAATAGATTCTGATTCTGTTCCAGAGGATGTTCCGCTCAAAGAACTACTTAATGGCTGTATATGCTGTTCATTATCAGATCAACTTGAAAAACAGCTATGGGGACTTTGTAAAGAGAATGAGCTTGATACGTTAATTATCGAAGCAACAGGTGTCGCTCATCCGATTGATGTACTTGATGCTTGTTTGTCACCTTATCTAATCGACGACTTACAGATATCAGGAATCATTTCAATCATGGACGCACCACGATGGTTGAACCGAGAAAGTATGAATGTCCAAGCAAGAATGCTCATGCTTGAGCAGGTAAAGCACGCAGATTATATCGTGTGGAACAAAACAAGCGGTTTGACGGAAAAAGAGAAGCAGTTGCTTATGAACGACTCAACAAGGTTGAATGAAGGAATTCCTTCTGTGTTAACAGATTTTTCTAAGGTGGAAATTTCTCAACTTTTTTCACTTACCGTAAAAAAGCGATCAGAACATCAATCTGTTTCCGCAGATAAACTAAAAGTGAAAACATTTGTATATTCCTTCAAAGGACCTGTAAATAAAGAGTTGTTTGAAAACTGGCTACGACATGTCCCCTCATCGATCTACAGAATTAAAGGGTATATTCAATTTAAAAATCAAATTCATCTATTTCAGTACTCATATGGCTTGCCTACTTACGAAAAAGAATTAATGAAGATGCCATTAAGACTTGTTTTTATAGGAGAAGATCTTAATCCTGATCAGTTAACAAGAGGACTGAATGAAGTTGAATCAGAAAGTAACTAG
- a CDS encoding haloacid dehalogenase type II, with product MTIKAYVYDAYGTLFDVHSVTEKAELHFRGHGKAISEEWRKKQVEYFMLHQLTRTYLPFSEITRNALSYTLKKFSLQCNEEALDSLMDSYLELQVYEEVPKTLHKLQQNKVKQVIFSNGTYNMLKPLVKKRELTNVIDLLSIEDIEQFKPAPAAYQYVHETLAVNREEVLFMSSNFWDITGAAAYGFKTAWVNRGNLPLDVLGIIPHYIFSSLRDLLNERELRS from the coding sequence TTGACGATTAAAGCTTATGTTTATGACGCATATGGAACGCTTTTTGATGTACATTCTGTTACTGAAAAAGCCGAGCTTCATTTTAGAGGTCATGGTAAAGCGATTAGTGAAGAGTGGCGAAAAAAACAAGTAGAGTACTTCATGCTTCACCAGCTTACTAGAACATACCTTCCATTTTCCGAAATCACCCGCAATGCTCTTTCATATACTTTAAAAAAATTCTCTCTACAATGCAATGAAGAAGCACTTGATTCTTTAATGGATTCTTATCTAGAGCTTCAAGTCTATGAAGAAGTTCCCAAGACTCTTCATAAACTTCAACAAAATAAGGTTAAGCAGGTTATTTTTTCTAACGGAACGTATAACATGCTGAAGCCACTAGTTAAAAAAAGAGAACTAACGAATGTTATAGACCTACTATCCATTGAAGATATTGAACAATTTAAACCTGCACCCGCTGCCTATCAGTATGTTCATGAGACGCTAGCAGTAAACAGGGAAGAAGTATTATTCATGAGCTCTAACTTTTGGGACATCACTGGTGCAGCAGCATATGGATTTAAGACTGCATGGGTCAATCGAGGAAACCTACCGTTGGATGTTCTGGGGATTATACCTCATTATATATTTTCCTCCCTACGTGATCTGTTGAACGAAAGAGAGCTGCGCTCATAA
- a CDS encoding LapA family protein: MKMQLYLLFGFIFALIIATFAVINVGDVEINYLFGTANWPLVLVILGSAVIGGLSVGLFGLIKVIQLQRQVKKLHQIHNEKESWKEERVAEPASEPVTSSEEVPHEKVEENK, encoded by the coding sequence ATGAAAATGCAATTGTATCTGTTATTTGGTTTTATTTTCGCACTAATCATAGCAACATTCGCCGTTATTAATGTTGGTGATGTAGAGATCAACTACCTCTTTGGAACTGCCAACTGGCCATTAGTACTTGTCATTTTAGGATCAGCCGTAATCGGCGGCCTATCGGTAGGTCTCTTTGGTCTGATTAAAGTGATCCAGCTGCAGCGACAAGTGAAAAAGCTGCACCAGATTCATAATGAAAAAGAATCTTGGAAAGAAGAACGTGTGGCTGAACCTGCTTCTGAACCAGTGACTTCATCAGAAGAAGTTCCTCATGAAAAAGTAGAAGAAAACAAGTAG
- a CDS encoding LacI family DNA-binding transcriptional regulator, whose protein sequence is MATIRDVAKKAGVSVTTVSRALNGYSDVNEKTREKIKMIAQELNYSPSLLARSLVMKKTKTIGLLVSGLRIEGSKDNFTFEVLCGVNDCAGELGYELVLISTDSKKQQEKTYNQLCKERKVEGVILQGIKTDDPYLDEVLKSDIPCILIDIPIESDSVGYVTTDNKGGAQTAVQHLSDLGHKHIGMINGHSQAFVSRERLAGYQAALKKNDIPFNKDYVINGAFLEETAEVETTKLLKQHPEITALFCASDLMAMGAMRAAKKMGKTLPNDLSVVGYDNIILSAYSTPSLTTIAQSRYKLGFEATTLLTNMLEGKAEEKNKVLQTTFIKRESSTENHG, encoded by the coding sequence ATGGCTACCATAAGAGATGTTGCAAAAAAAGCAGGTGTATCCGTAACAACGGTTTCCAGAGCGTTGAACGGTTACTCGGATGTGAACGAAAAAACAAGAGAAAAAATAAAGATGATTGCTCAAGAACTTAATTATAGTCCTAGTTTACTAGCACGAAGTCTTGTGATGAAAAAAACAAAAACCATTGGATTGCTCGTATCTGGGCTTCGGATTGAAGGAAGTAAAGACAATTTTACCTTTGAAGTTCTTTGCGGAGTAAATGACTGTGCTGGTGAATTAGGATATGAACTGGTTTTGATCAGTACTGATTCCAAGAAACAGCAGGAAAAAACTTATAACCAATTGTGCAAGGAAAGAAAAGTAGAAGGGGTAATCCTACAAGGAATTAAGACGGATGATCCGTATTTGGACGAAGTATTAAAAAGTGATATTCCTTGTATTCTTATAGATATTCCGATAGAAAGTGATTCTGTTGGCTATGTAACTACCGACAATAAAGGCGGAGCACAAACAGCCGTTCAGCATCTCTCAGATTTAGGGCATAAACACATTGGGATGATTAATGGGCATAGTCAAGCTTTTGTCAGCAGAGAACGGTTAGCAGGCTATCAAGCAGCATTGAAGAAGAATGATATTCCTTTTAACAAAGATTACGTAATAAACGGTGCTTTTTTAGAAGAAACCGCAGAGGTGGAAACCACGAAACTCTTAAAGCAACATCCTGAGATAACAGCGTTGTTTTGTGCCAGTGACCTAATGGCGATGGGAGCAATGAGAGCAGCTAAAAAGATGGGTAAAACACTTCCAAATGACCTATCTGTTGTAGGGTATGACAACATTATCTTATCAGCGTATTCAACGCCCTCTTTAACTACTATTGCTCAAAGCCGCTATAAATTAGGTTTTGAGGCGACGACACTGCTAACAAATATGCTTGAAGGAAAAGCTGAAGAAAAAAATAAAGTACTTCAAACAACTTTTATTAAAAGAGAATCATCAACTGAAAACCACGGATAG
- a CDS encoding amylo-alpha-1,6-glucosidase: MNFRVIKENDLFFLTDDKGNIPKENDYGLGLYTKDTRFLSKFDIKINGQDPILLSSSADENYEAKILLTNPHMEKDGELILWRESIEIERKRLIFDGVLYETLQLKNYYPKPVNFEISVHVDADFTDMFIIRGFQYGEIGTRSGEEVTENSLKYFYKGADDVERATKIHWDREAKSVNKDGTIAFDFQLNHGEAERVTFSVTPEINGKSGTVMDPEKALQLLKTSYTDWERETTKVQTDYKPLQRLVDRGIMDLRVLLTDIGHGAFPVAGLPWFGVPFGRDSLIAALQMLAFNPEIAKGTLLTMASQQGTKVDPWRDEQPGKIMHEIRYGELASTNQVPFTPYYGTIDATPLFLVLLSEYTKWTGDLSLIEQLKSNVDAALNWIDEYGDRDGDGFVEYHQESSKGIANQGWKDSGDSIVHRNGDYAETPIALSEVQGYVYQAKIGIAAIYDVLGRVDEATKLRLDAEKLQKLYDEKFWMEDQEFHAIALDKDKQQVGTLTTNPGHVLFAEMLDDYKASKVIEKLVSPQFFSGYGIRTMAEGEAGYNPMSYHDGSIWPHDNSMILLGMSKVEHQSDANMVISGLIAAASHFEYDRLPELFCGYGSKTGRAVKYPVACSPQAWAAGTPLVFIQTILGLFPDSLNKVIYLSPALLKEMKELKVDRIKIGEGYLSVHVRREEEETTVEIKENTTGYEVIKK, encoded by the coding sequence ATGAACTTTCGTGTAATAAAAGAAAACGATCTATTTTTTTTAACAGATGACAAAGGGAATATTCCTAAAGAGAACGATTATGGACTCGGATTGTATACAAAAGATACCCGTTTTCTTAGCAAGTTCGATATCAAAATAAACGGTCAAGATCCTATTCTTCTATCTTCATCTGCAGATGAGAATTATGAAGCAAAGATCTTGCTGACTAACCCTCACATGGAGAAAGACGGAGAACTCATTCTGTGGAGGGAATCTATTGAGATCGAAAGAAAGCGCTTAATTTTTGATGGCGTATTGTATGAGACACTTCAGCTGAAAAACTATTATCCAAAACCAGTCAATTTTGAAATAAGTGTTCATGTTGATGCTGACTTTACAGATATGTTTATTATTCGAGGTTTTCAATATGGTGAAATTGGAACAAGGTCAGGCGAAGAAGTTACAGAAAACTCGCTAAAGTACTTCTATAAAGGAGCTGACGATGTTGAACGGGCTACAAAGATACATTGGGATCGAGAAGCAAAGTCGGTAAATAAAGATGGTACGATCGCGTTTGATTTTCAATTAAATCATGGTGAGGCAGAGAGAGTAACATTCTCTGTGACACCTGAAATTAACGGAAAGTCAGGAACAGTCATGGATCCTGAGAAAGCGCTTCAACTTCTAAAGACTTCTTATACAGACTGGGAAAGAGAGACAACAAAAGTACAAACAGACTACAAACCACTTCAAAGACTTGTCGACAGAGGCATTATGGATCTTCGCGTATTGTTAACGGATATTGGGCATGGTGCGTTTCCAGTTGCGGGGTTACCATGGTTTGGTGTTCCTTTCGGCCGAGACAGTTTGATCGCAGCGCTTCAGATGCTTGCTTTTAATCCTGAAATAGCAAAAGGTACTCTTTTAACCATGGCTTCTCAACAAGGTACGAAAGTAGATCCTTGGCGTGATGAACAACCTGGCAAGATCATGCACGAGATTCGATACGGAGAACTTGCTTCTACTAACCAAGTACCTTTTACACCTTATTACGGAACGATTGATGCAACACCTCTATTTTTGGTACTTTTATCTGAATATACAAAATGGACAGGTGACTTATCGTTGATAGAGCAGCTGAAGTCGAATGTAGATGCAGCACTAAATTGGATCGACGAATATGGTGATCGTGATGGTGATGGATTCGTAGAATATCATCAAGAATCAAGTAAAGGGATCGCGAACCAGGGCTGGAAGGATTCTGGTGATTCGATCGTACATCGAAATGGAGATTACGCAGAAACACCGATAGCTCTATCTGAGGTTCAAGGCTATGTCTATCAAGCCAAAATCGGTATTGCAGCTATTTATGATGTACTTGGAAGAGTAGATGAAGCTACTAAACTTCGTCTTGATGCAGAAAAGCTACAGAAACTTTACGATGAAAAATTTTGGATGGAAGATCAGGAGTTTCATGCCATTGCTTTAGATAAGGATAAACAGCAGGTAGGGACTTTAACGACCAATCCTGGTCATGTTCTTTTTGCAGAGATGCTGGATGACTATAAAGCAAGTAAGGTGATTGAAAAACTTGTGTCTCCACAGTTTTTCTCAGGGTATGGTATTCGCACGATGGCAGAAGGAGAAGCGGGGTATAACCCCATGAGTTATCACGATGGAAGCATATGGCCGCATGACAACAGTATGATCCTGCTTGGCATGAGTAAAGTAGAACACCAGAGTGATGCGAATATGGTGATCTCTGGATTGATAGCTGCAGCGAGTCACTTTGAATATGACAGGCTGCCAGAGCTTTTCTGTGGATATGGTTCTAAAACTGGAAGAGCAGTGAAATACCCAGTAGCATGTTCACCTCAAGCTTGGGCTGCAGGGACACCATTAGTCTTCATCCAAACCATTCTTGGATTATTTCCTGATAGTTTAAACAAAGTCATCTATCTCTCTCCAGCACTGTTGAAAGAGATGAAAGAACTAAAAGTTGACCGAATTAAAATCGGAGAAGGATATCTTTCCGTTCATGTTCGACGTGAGGAAGAAGAAACGACCGTAGAGATAAAAGAAAATACGACTGGATATGAAGTGATTAAAAAATAA
- a CDS encoding ABC transporter substrate-binding protein: protein MRRTKWLSACGVSSLILATMLTGCGNDNGKEETQSGKTEIVLSGWGGNPTEKKLLNEVLSDFEKEHPHIDVKLNTISDQYMDVLKTRLIGGTAADVFYLDAFEAPALIETGAVEPLNKYVTTDFDLSDFEKPMLDAFKEGEKLYGLPKDYSTLALFYNKKMFKEAGIKEPPKTWEEMEVVAKKLTDQEKQVYGLGMLPQIERMYYMAESSGGQVITDGRATFADDKVVEAIQPVVDMHIKDKTAATPSEVGAGQSAGEMFGRGNAAMVMEGNWNIPFLEDTFPELDYGTAELPTVNGKKGTMSFAVGYAMNSESEHKKESWELIEYLTGKEGMKKWTSKGFALPTRKSVAADLGFDQDELRGPLVSGADYATVWQDGPTLPIVMNNFNNQFLSAYLGDRPLKEALKDAEKQANREIKVTE, encoded by the coding sequence ATGAGACGTACAAAGTGGCTGTCCGCATGCGGTGTATCATCGCTAATTCTAGCAACCATGTTAACTGGCTGTGGAAATGACAACGGAAAAGAAGAAACTCAATCAGGGAAAACAGAGATTGTTCTGAGTGGTTGGGGAGGAAATCCGACTGAAAAGAAATTGTTAAACGAAGTTCTATCAGATTTTGAAAAAGAACATCCCCACATTGATGTAAAACTGAATACGATCAGTGATCAATACATGGATGTACTGAAGACACGATTGATCGGTGGAACCGCAGCAGATGTATTCTATCTTGATGCTTTTGAAGCTCCTGCTCTCATTGAGACAGGCGCTGTTGAACCGTTAAATAAATATGTGACAACAGACTTTGATCTCTCAGATTTCGAAAAACCGATGCTTGATGCTTTTAAAGAAGGTGAGAAGCTTTACGGTCTGCCAAAAGATTACTCAACACTCGCTCTTTTCTATAACAAAAAAATGTTCAAAGAAGCTGGAATAAAAGAACCTCCAAAAACGTGGGAAGAGATGGAGGTCGTGGCTAAAAAGCTGACGGACCAAGAAAAGCAAGTATACGGACTTGGAATGCTTCCACAGATTGAACGAATGTATTATATGGCAGAATCTAGTGGTGGACAGGTCATCACTGATGGTCGGGCCACTTTTGCTGATGACAAAGTTGTGGAAGCTATTCAGCCGGTTGTTGATATGCATATTAAAGATAAGACTGCAGCAACGCCTTCAGAAGTGGGTGCAGGGCAATCCGCTGGTGAGATGTTCGGTCGCGGCAATGCTGCAATGGTTATGGAAGGGAACTGGAACATACCTTTTTTAGAAGACACGTTTCCAGAGCTTGATTATGGAACAGCAGAACTGCCGACAGTTAACGGTAAAAAAGGGACGATGTCATTTGCAGTCGGGTATGCGATGAATTCAGAATCAGAGCATAAGAAAGAGTCATGGGAACTGATCGAATATCTCACAGGTAAAGAAGGAATGAAGAAGTGGACAAGCAAAGGTTTTGCCCTTCCGACAAGAAAATCTGTAGCGGCTGATCTAGGTTTTGATCAAGATGAACTTCGCGGTCCTCTTGTCAGTGGGGCAGACTATGCAACAGTATGGCAGGATGGTCCTACATTGCCAATTGTGATGAACAATTTCAACAACCAATTTCTTAGTGCATATTTAGGTGACCGCCCTTTAAAAGAAGCGTTAAAAGATGCAGAGAAGCAGGCGAACAGAGAGATAAAAGTAACAGAATAA